A single genomic interval of Stieleria maiorica harbors:
- a CDS encoding tetratricopeptide repeat-containing sulfotransferase family protein, whose product MEQFDVSIQQGLAFHQAGKSDQAKQIYVRLIEQNKDKVDALHLLGLLMHEEEKHDEAYDLVATAVNLMPSSAILHNSLGVVELARKRWECAANHFRDSIAIQPSPEAHRNLGISLYRMGDVAEAESSIANAALLSPMPPSPYLDLGRLAMENQDWKLAERCLRRLFDPNGNIKTDSRIMIDLARVLNAQSRTDESVAILLPLLKQSPPNSDLHTQLGIAFGLSGDHEKAVQHLSAASQLAPNCVASWMNLSISLSHLQRWDDALTCARTAASIDEDPKALLHLCRLLHQRNFVDEEYQILRRHLRNADNPIPELIQRLAEIEAERGNHDDAIALLCDLINNDPANHRALLRLAEISEHANRIDATVRACVSLLQRDPDSVPAHLLLGLVLSSRLTPQHRAKLDLKERDGLVDRALKHFSRAANLDPSAETYDAWGVGLIRSGEHEKAIEKLQHAIHLAPTFAPSHLNLGKAKLETGDLTSAKAHFRQTIKLQEWCGDAHYELACLGDDDDSFQSLRQLLALLESKQPNQRQRMMLHFAAAKKFESERKSDQAFEHYRKANAIKSRHDQSGSVRDFVASDAIIDVFSERYFHDHPIGSESDVPIFIVGMPRSGTTLIEQVLASHPCVHGAGELNDISDLANSLTRKSRTGLPFPYSAKEIDKPLANELASQYLTRLHRVANSAGGNSRYRHITDKMPTNFRHLGLIATLFPNARVIHCTRDPRDVCVSCYKQNLAWPFCDLIAVADYFTQYHRMMAHWKKVLPINILDVNYEKFVTDQPSQTKRVLAYCGLPWDRQCLEFTHTKRVVSTPSKLQVRQPLYQSSVGAWKKYEDHLQPLLKRLATVLQSV is encoded by the coding sequence ATGGAACAATTTGACGTGTCGATCCAACAGGGGCTTGCCTTTCATCAAGCCGGCAAATCGGACCAAGCAAAGCAGATTTATGTACGGCTGATTGAGCAGAATAAAGACAAGGTCGATGCACTGCATCTCCTCGGCCTGCTAATGCACGAAGAGGAGAAACATGACGAAGCGTACGACTTGGTAGCGACTGCCGTTAACCTGATGCCATCCTCCGCCATCTTGCACAACAGCTTGGGCGTGGTGGAACTTGCACGAAAACGATGGGAATGCGCCGCGAACCACTTCCGTGATTCCATCGCGATTCAACCCTCTCCCGAAGCGCATCGGAATCTCGGCATTTCGCTCTACCGCATGGGTGACGTCGCCGAAGCGGAATCGAGCATTGCAAACGCCGCGTTACTATCACCGATGCCTCCAAGCCCCTACCTGGACCTGGGAAGGCTTGCGATGGAAAACCAGGACTGGAAGCTCGCCGAACGCTGTCTTAGGCGTTTGTTTGATCCAAACGGGAACATCAAGACAGATTCCCGAATCATGATTGATTTGGCACGCGTCTTAAACGCCCAGTCACGCACCGACGAATCCGTTGCGATTCTATTGCCGTTGCTAAAACAATCTCCACCGAACTCCGATCTTCACACTCAACTGGGAATCGCTTTCGGGTTGTCAGGCGATCACGAGAAAGCGGTCCAGCATTTGAGTGCCGCGTCGCAACTGGCGCCGAACTGCGTCGCCAGCTGGATGAACCTGTCGATCAGTCTGTCGCACCTTCAGCGTTGGGATGATGCCCTGACGTGTGCCAGAACGGCGGCGTCGATCGATGAAGACCCGAAGGCACTCCTTCATCTCTGCCGCCTCCTGCATCAACGGAACTTCGTTGACGAGGAGTACCAGATACTCCGTCGTCACCTGCGCAATGCGGACAATCCGATTCCTGAATTGATCCAACGACTGGCAGAGATTGAAGCGGAACGTGGCAACCACGACGACGCGATCGCACTGCTGTGCGACCTGATAAACAACGACCCTGCCAATCACAGGGCGTTACTGAGGCTCGCCGAGATATCCGAGCATGCCAATCGCATTGACGCCACGGTGCGAGCCTGTGTGTCGCTGCTTCAGCGGGACCCAGATTCCGTTCCCGCCCATCTTTTGCTCGGTCTCGTGCTTTCATCGAGACTCACTCCACAGCATCGAGCGAAACTGGATCTCAAGGAACGGGACGGACTCGTCGACCGTGCTCTCAAGCATTTTTCTCGAGCCGCCAACCTGGATCCGTCTGCGGAAACTTACGACGCGTGGGGTGTCGGTCTGATTCGAAGCGGTGAACACGAGAAAGCCATTGAGAAACTCCAACACGCGATCCACCTGGCCCCGACTTTTGCCCCGAGTCATCTAAACCTTGGAAAGGCAAAACTGGAAACAGGTGATTTGACGAGCGCGAAAGCGCACTTCAGGCAGACGATCAAGCTTCAAGAGTGGTGCGGCGATGCACACTACGAGTTGGCATGCCTGGGAGACGATGACGACTCTTTCCAATCGCTCCGTCAACTGCTCGCCCTGCTCGAAAGCAAGCAACCGAACCAGCGCCAACGAATGATGCTGCACTTTGCCGCGGCAAAAAAGTTTGAATCAGAAAGGAAATCTGACCAAGCGTTCGAACACTACCGAAAAGCGAACGCGATCAAAAGCCGCCACGATCAATCAGGCTCCGTCCGAGACTTTGTTGCTTCGGACGCGATTATCGATGTTTTTTCGGAACGTTACTTTCATGACCATCCGATCGGATCCGAAAGCGACGTCCCCATCTTTATTGTCGGGATGCCGCGGTCCGGAACAACCTTGATCGAACAGGTGCTCGCGAGTCATCCTTGCGTGCACGGTGCCGGAGAATTGAACGACATCTCCGATCTCGCAAATTCCCTGACGAGAAAAAGCAGAACGGGTCTCCCCTTCCCTTATTCGGCGAAAGAAATTGATAAACCACTGGCCAATGAACTTGCCTCACAATACCTGACACGACTGCACCGCGTGGCAAACTCCGCGGGTGGAAATTCACGATACAGACACATCACCGACAAGATGCCAACCAACTTTCGTCACCTGGGTCTAATCGCAACACTGTTTCCAAACGCACGGGTGATTCATTGCACGCGAGATCCTCGCGACGTCTGTGTTTCGTGCTATAAACAAAACCTTGCGTGGCCGTTCTGCGACTTGATTGCGGTCGCAGATTACTTCACCCAGTATCATCGAATGATGGCACATTGGAAGAAAGTGCTTCCGATCAACATCCTTGATGTTAACTACGAAAAGTTTGTCACGGATCAACCCTCACAAACCAAACGCGTGCTCGCCTATTGCGGGTTGCCATGGGATCGACAGTGTTTGGAGTTCACACACACCAAACGTGTGGTCAGCACTCCGAGCAAATTGCAGGTGCGTCAACCCCTTTATCAGTCTTCCGTCGGAGCCTGGAAGAAATACGAAGACCACCTGCAGCCACTCCTAAAGCGGCTCGCAACGGTTCTACAATCAGTGTAG
- a CDS encoding coiled-coil domain-containing protein produces MDDRRRNDYPTAYTTAAHPHAAPPITTSPEPTRAGGRFPGEVHRDWSYADGPGFTAMPHQTISPSFVTGTAADVRLYHAEIARLRHLLASTQSACAQQVTALRQRGEQAFVQQRNLLSGQIESLQQKLTSLQRENQQSQQSHAQEIVGVRNQLSQARRCAETANRQIVDLKQELANVATAASTEQQELQRSCESIVTRHHATIAEHLATIENLQKRVDDQEQILKHWRAAQEQAVQLSEWYESEHERDRARFAELSEDFAQFRSRTNEELTLCDDEIATLEATAGILATDHETVELINADLDHLNAKLESELQSLQVDLESVVAQSTRDGQEAQRVIERLRGELHEARVRLGAVSEEKQSLIETVANLKETADDFDASLFAKDQEIDATKRLVAETQRQLEQLRRENAGLASQNDQMRNRVRDVNNEVERLQSELADAKNRVEQAEAAVDEREHQLREIQSAARAADANALLRASEAEQQYAVELERLEAELAEQKESQDHRSNHEAAAQTRIAELEDALAESRRAVSASSAENDRLQQTIDQLGRRIADLEMAAETKAEQVTSLQAALADLQREASENEQENALLTSDSLDRKQQLAEFADRLASAQHTIEQQQKSLDEKEQQLESLQQSPPENESGTQTLEAVRAELETEFQARWSAQVRESEQHQLTLRERHHQNELNLQRTIDGLQRQIQELVDQRASFESQQAEATEQIRALQTEVDHWAQHKRPIDEVNRLSAELSRRIGQHAREREALLWRIEQLQTVRNLARAA; encoded by the coding sequence ATGGATGATCGCCGGCGCAACGACTACCCCACCGCCTACACCACTGCTGCACATCCCCACGCCGCACCACCAATCACCACTTCGCCCGAACCAACACGCGCGGGCGGGCGATTTCCAGGCGAGGTTCACCGCGATTGGAGTTACGCCGACGGTCCCGGTTTCACGGCGATGCCGCATCAAACGATCAGCCCCTCGTTCGTGACAGGTACGGCTGCTGACGTCCGGTTGTATCATGCCGAAATCGCCCGACTGAGACACCTGCTCGCATCCACACAGTCGGCGTGTGCGCAACAAGTCACTGCACTGCGGCAGCGCGGTGAGCAGGCATTTGTTCAACAACGCAATCTCCTGTCGGGACAAATCGAGTCCCTGCAACAGAAGCTCACATCCCTGCAACGAGAAAACCAACAAAGCCAGCAGAGTCACGCGCAGGAAATCGTCGGCGTCCGGAATCAACTTTCCCAAGCGCGACGTTGCGCCGAAACAGCGAACCGGCAAATCGTCGATCTGAAACAGGAGCTCGCCAACGTCGCGACCGCAGCCTCGACCGAACAACAAGAACTCCAACGTTCCTGCGAATCGATCGTCACTCGGCACCACGCCACCATCGCCGAGCACCTCGCCACGATCGAAAACCTGCAAAAGCGGGTCGACGACCAGGAGCAGATTTTGAAGCACTGGCGTGCCGCACAAGAACAAGCGGTGCAGTTGAGCGAATGGTATGAATCCGAACACGAACGCGACCGCGCTCGCTTCGCCGAACTCAGCGAGGACTTTGCGCAGTTCCGCTCGCGGACCAACGAAGAGCTAACCCTTTGCGATGACGAGATCGCGACGCTGGAGGCAACCGCCGGGATCTTGGCAACCGATCACGAAACGGTCGAACTGATCAATGCCGACCTGGATCATCTGAACGCCAAACTGGAATCCGAACTCCAATCGTTGCAAGTCGATCTTGAATCGGTCGTCGCCCAGTCCACGCGTGACGGGCAGGAGGCTCAACGTGTCATCGAAAGGTTGCGTGGGGAATTACATGAGGCCCGAGTGCGTCTGGGCGCGGTCTCGGAAGAGAAACAGTCCTTGATCGAGACCGTCGCCAATTTGAAGGAGACGGCGGACGATTTTGACGCGTCGCTGTTTGCCAAGGATCAAGAGATCGATGCGACCAAACGGCTCGTTGCCGAAACACAACGACAACTGGAGCAGTTGCGTCGCGAGAATGCGGGATTGGCCAGCCAGAACGACCAGATGCGAAACCGAGTTCGCGACGTCAATAACGAGGTCGAGCGGTTGCAGAGCGAGCTTGCCGACGCGAAGAATCGAGTGGAGCAAGCCGAGGCCGCGGTAGACGAACGCGAACACCAGCTGCGCGAAATTCAATCCGCCGCCCGAGCCGCGGACGCCAATGCATTGTTGAGAGCCAGCGAAGCCGAACAACAGTACGCGGTCGAACTCGAGCGGCTGGAAGCTGAACTCGCCGAACAGAAAGAATCACAGGACCATCGTTCGAATCACGAAGCCGCGGCCCAGACTCGGATCGCGGAACTCGAAGATGCCTTGGCTGAAAGCCGTCGCGCAGTTTCGGCTTCGTCGGCCGAGAATGACCGTCTGCAGCAAACGATCGACCAGCTTGGGAGGCGAATTGCCGACCTGGAGATGGCGGCGGAGACGAAAGCCGAACAGGTCACATCGCTTCAAGCTGCGTTGGCCGACCTGCAACGCGAAGCTTCCGAGAATGAGCAAGAGAACGCTCTGCTGACCTCCGATAGCCTTGATCGAAAGCAGCAGTTGGCCGAGTTCGCCGATCGACTCGCTTCGGCACAACACACGATCGAGCAACAACAGAAATCGCTGGACGAAAAGGAGCAACAATTGGAATCGCTCCAACAATCGCCGCCAGAGAATGAATCGGGAACGCAGACTTTGGAAGCGGTCAGGGCGGAGCTGGAAACCGAATTCCAGGCCAGGTGGTCGGCCCAAGTAAGGGAGTCGGAGCAGCACCAATTGACGCTACGCGAACGACACCATCAAAACGAATTGAATCTTCAGCGAACGATCGACGGTTTGCAGCGACAGATCCAAGAACTGGTCGATCAACGCGCGTCCTTTGAATCGCAGCAAGCCGAAGCGACCGAGCAAATCCGAGCATTGCAGACGGAAGTTGATCATTGGGCACAGCACAAGCGTCCGATCGACGAAGTCAATCGTTTGAGCGCCGAATTATCACGCCGGATCGGTCAGCACGCGCGCGAGCGTGAAGCGTTGCTCTGGCGAATCGAGCAACTGCAAACCGTCCGAAACCTCGCCCGCGCGGCCTGA
- a CDS encoding PVC-type heme-binding CxxCH protein, translated as MRLVFLLMVVWSAVFPLTPSLDAQTTTEESPAGNEKVAEIFRTFSAKGAQRDESELTPPEAMISRLRLRSDVEADLIAHEPELSQPLFLTWDSRGRMWAVQYRQYQYPAGLKVERFDQYLRAVYDKVPEPPPHGDRGADKITVFSDTDGDGVYDSAKDVIEGLNIATSVQVGPKGIWVLNPPYLLHYPDADGDDIPDGDPEVHLSGFGLQDTHSVANSLLWGPDGWLYGANGSTTAGTVSSEVTKGVAFEGQCIWRYHPETKVFEVYAEGGGNTFSVEIDSKGQVFSGTNGGSKRGYHYPQGSYSDKNWGKHGPLTNPYAFGYFTGMPMKGDTRRFAQAFMIYEGGLFSDNFDRTIVAPNSLHNLVWNSRLIRDGSTYRTEDVENLVETDDRWFRPVYAGAGPDGAIYLADWYDTRLSHVNPVDDWHKDSGRIYRIRPKGSKPVYRSGDLTTLPSEDLIDHFDSPNKWLRRRAALVLGWRKDPEAVASLVERVEHAESLESLWALNLMGELSTERAGGWMRHDNPHIRRWAVRLMGDRHEGHHEMVALAETETDLQVRSQLASTAKRIDSDTGLAIIDRLTRRDEDAQDPHLPLLYWWAVEAHADDWNAIETFFSSDASWHRPLVRQSILGRLAQRYAASGTAADMDRCDALVAMAPNETTREILLVGLTKAFQGRSIPALPKRLDQALSTYQESRGESGAVLALRSGRDGAADQAIKLLRDPSTDLGLRIEIAQTLGELSLTQSVDVLLRLATGRETGEPALQRVAITTLAYFDDARIASGLIGAFYGKISREHGLRAAACRTLASRASWADRLLEEVIQWRVRVPEVPEDVIQRLRTYDDPTFVARVEQAFGKAVTVSSAEKIAEIERLTDLLSHSAGDPEAGKKHFMSKCGTCHKLFGEGKTIGPPLDGYERGSLKFWLPAIIEPSLEIREGFQSYMALTDDGRVVTGMMAAQDPKTVTLRTADDQSVVLVRNDLEQFKAIKTSLMPEQVFKDMTDQQIVDLFAYLMLGTRR; from the coding sequence ATGCGTTTGGTGTTTCTTTTGATGGTGGTTTGGTCCGCGGTCTTTCCTTTGACCCCCAGTCTGGATGCGCAGACGACGACGGAGGAAAGCCCGGCTGGGAATGAAAAGGTCGCGGAGATTTTTCGCACGTTTTCTGCAAAGGGGGCCCAACGAGACGAATCGGAGCTGACGCCGCCGGAGGCGATGATCAGCCGACTGCGTCTTCGCAGCGACGTCGAAGCGGACCTGATCGCGCACGAGCCCGAGCTTTCCCAGCCCTTGTTTCTGACCTGGGACTCCCGCGGCCGCATGTGGGCGGTGCAGTATCGCCAGTACCAGTATCCGGCGGGACTGAAGGTCGAGCGATTCGATCAATACTTGCGTGCGGTCTACGACAAGGTGCCCGAGCCGCCGCCGCACGGTGATCGCGGGGCGGACAAGATCACGGTGTTCAGCGATACCGATGGCGACGGCGTGTACGATTCCGCCAAGGACGTGATCGAGGGTCTAAACATCGCGACCTCGGTTCAAGTCGGTCCGAAAGGCATCTGGGTTTTAAACCCGCCGTACCTGCTGCACTATCCCGATGCCGATGGCGATGACATCCCCGACGGTGATCCAGAAGTGCATCTGTCGGGATTCGGGTTACAGGACACGCACTCGGTCGCCAACAGCTTGCTGTGGGGACCCGATGGTTGGCTGTACGGTGCCAACGGCAGCACGACGGCGGGAACGGTCAGCTCCGAAGTGACCAAGGGCGTGGCTTTCGAAGGGCAATGCATTTGGCGTTATCATCCCGAAACGAAAGTGTTCGAAGTTTATGCCGAAGGCGGCGGGAACACGTTCAGTGTGGAAATCGATTCGAAAGGACAGGTCTTTTCGGGAACCAACGGCGGCAGCAAACGCGGTTATCACTATCCGCAGGGAAGCTACAGCGACAAAAACTGGGGCAAGCACGGGCCGTTGACCAATCCCTATGCGTTCGGCTATTTCACCGGAATGCCGATGAAAGGCGACACGCGACGATTCGCTCAAGCATTCATGATTTACGAAGGCGGCTTGTTCTCGGATAACTTCGATCGGACGATCGTCGCGCCGAATTCATTGCACAACCTGGTTTGGAACAGCCGTCTGATTCGCGACGGATCGACCTATCGCACCGAAGACGTCGAGAACCTGGTTGAAACCGATGATCGCTGGTTCCGGCCGGTCTACGCCGGCGCGGGCCCCGATGGTGCGATCTATCTGGCGGACTGGTACGACACCCGATTGTCCCACGTCAATCCCGTCGATGATTGGCACAAAGACAGCGGACGGATCTATCGAATTCGCCCCAAAGGATCCAAGCCCGTTTACCGATCGGGCGATCTGACGACGTTGCCAAGTGAGGACCTGATCGACCACTTTGATTCACCCAACAAATGGTTGCGCCGTCGAGCCGCTCTGGTGCTCGGCTGGCGAAAGGATCCCGAAGCAGTCGCCTCGCTCGTTGAACGTGTGGAACACGCCGAATCATTGGAATCGCTTTGGGCGCTGAATCTGATGGGAGAATTGTCAACCGAGCGGGCTGGCGGTTGGATGCGTCACGACAATCCCCACATCCGGCGTTGGGCAGTACGTCTGATGGGCGATCGACACGAAGGCCACCACGAAATGGTGGCCTTGGCGGAAACCGAAACCGATTTGCAAGTCCGCAGCCAACTCGCATCGACGGCCAAACGGATCGACAGTGACACCGGGCTGGCGATCATCGACCGACTGACGCGACGTGACGAGGACGCGCAGGACCCTCATTTGCCGCTGCTGTATTGGTGGGCAGTCGAAGCCCATGCGGATGATTGGAACGCGATCGAGACGTTTTTTTCAAGCGACGCCTCCTGGCACCGTCCCCTGGTACGGCAATCCATCCTCGGCCGATTGGCGCAGCGTTATGCAGCCTCGGGAACGGCCGCCGACATGGACCGCTGCGACGCCTTGGTCGCGATGGCACCGAACGAAACGACGCGCGAAATCCTGTTGGTCGGGCTGACAAAGGCGTTTCAAGGACGCTCGATCCCGGCGTTGCCCAAACGTTTGGACCAGGCGTTGTCGACCTATCAAGAATCACGCGGCGAGTCGGGCGCGGTGCTGGCCCTCCGCAGCGGCCGAGACGGCGCGGCCGATCAGGCAATCAAATTGTTGCGTGACCCCTCGACCGACCTGGGGCTGCGGATCGAAATCGCGCAGACACTTGGCGAGCTAAGCCTGACCCAAAGCGTTGATGTCTTGTTGCGATTGGCGACGGGGCGTGAAACCGGGGAACCGGCGCTCCAGCGAGTGGCGATCACGACGCTGGCATACTTTGACGATGCCCGAATCGCATCCGGATTGATCGGCGCGTTCTACGGCAAGATTTCACGCGAACATGGACTGCGTGCCGCGGCGTGTCGAACGTTGGCCAGCCGCGCCTCCTGGGCCGATCGATTGTTGGAAGAGGTGATCCAGTGGCGCGTCCGCGTCCCCGAGGTCCCCGAAGATGTGATTCAACGGTTGCGGACGTACGACGATCCCACCTTCGTCGCCCGGGTCGAACAGGCCTTCGGCAAAGCCGTGACGGTTTCCTCGGCCGAAAAGATCGCGGAGATCGAGCGGCTGACGGATTTGCTGAGCCACTCCGCCGGCGATCCCGAAGCAGGCAAAAAACACTTCATGTCCAAGTGCGGGACCTGCCACAAGCTTTTCGGCGAGGGGAAAACGATCGGTCCGCCGCTGGACGGCTACGAGCGGGGCAGTTTGAAGTTCTGGTTGCCGGCGATCATCGAACCGAGTCTGGAAATCCGCGAAGGGTTTCAGTCGTACATGGCGTTGACCGACGACGGCCGTGTCGTCACCGGGATGATGGCTGCCCAAGATCCCAAAACGGTCACACTCCGCACCGCCGATGACCAGTCGGTCGTGCTGGTGCGAAACGATCTGGAACAGTTCAAAGCGATCAAGACGTCGCTGATGCCCGAGCAAGTATTTAAAGACATGACGGATCAACAAATCGTCGACCTGTTCGCCTATCTGATGCTGGGCACACGCAGGTGA